A genomic segment from Barrientosiimonas humi encodes:
- a CDS encoding carbohydrate ABC transporter permease produces the protein MAAPTVVGEKRGSAASFVRYALLVVLALIFLVPFYLLLRNALSTEQQITSVDGWTWFPSSPQWGNLPEVFSSRSVPLARSMVNSLLIAVTQTVGVLVISAMAGYGLARSQVRYANAVFYVVLATLLIPAAVTFVPMFVMVSTLGWVSTLRGLIVPGLFQALATFLFRQYFLGFPKTLEEAAQIDGAGPWRTFWRIVVPNSWGFVAAVATITFIGSWNAFLWPLVIGQDQSSWTVQIALSTYVTAQSVNLHGMFMAAIVSMLPLLLMFLFLQRWIVAGVEQTGINE, from the coding sequence ATGGCCGCGCCCACCGTCGTCGGCGAGAAGCGAGGCAGCGCAGCGTCTTTCGTGCGTTACGCCCTGCTCGTCGTGCTGGCGCTGATCTTCCTCGTGCCGTTCTACCTGCTGCTGCGCAACGCGCTGTCGACCGAGCAGCAGATCACCAGCGTCGACGGGTGGACCTGGTTCCCGAGCTCGCCGCAGTGGGGCAACCTGCCGGAGGTCTTCAGCAGCCGGTCGGTGCCGCTCGCGCGCAGCATGGTCAACTCGCTGCTCATCGCCGTCACCCAGACCGTGGGGGTGCTGGTGATCTCGGCGATGGCCGGATACGGCCTGGCCCGGTCGCAGGTGCGCTACGCCAACGCCGTCTTCTACGTCGTGCTCGCGACCCTGCTGATCCCGGCGGCGGTGACCTTCGTCCCGATGTTCGTCATGGTGAGCACGCTCGGCTGGGTCTCGACGCTGCGCGGCCTGATCGTGCCCGGGCTGTTCCAGGCCCTCGCGACGTTCCTGTTCCGGCAGTACTTCCTCGGCTTCCCCAAGACCCTCGAGGAGGCGGCGCAGATCGACGGAGCCGGCCCCTGGCGTACGTTCTGGCGGATCGTCGTCCCGAACTCGTGGGGGTTCGTCGCGGCCGTCGCGACGATCACGTTCATCGGCAGCTGGAACGCGTTCCTGTGGCCGCTGGTCATCGGGCAGGACCAGTCGTCGTGGACGGTGCAGATCGCGCTGTCGACGTATGTCACCGCGCAGTCGGTCAACCTGCACGGCATGTTCATGGCGGCGATCGTGTCGATGCTGCCGCTGCTGCTGATGTTCCTGTTCCTGCAGCGGTGGATCGTGGCCGGTGTCGAGCAGACCGGGATCAACGAATAG
- a CDS encoding S9 family peptidase — MSQPTPAALPEPPRAERRPHERTHHGDTFVDDYHWLSVADDPQVLEHLRAENAYTEARTAHLAGLTETLFQEMRARIRETDMSVPVRKDGWWYFSRTQEGKQYETHARVAYVAGEPRPVPEPGVELPGEQVLLDGNVEAGQRDFFELGGLEPDPAGERVAFLFDERGDELYALVVRDIASGEVLDDAVTGAGTGLVWSLDGRYVFYTRRDDAWRSFQVWRHEVGRPTGDDVLVFQEDDALFSIGIDASRDDRWLEIWSESRTTTEVALLDLADPTGAPRVVEPRTPGLDYGIEVDGDRILVVHNASRVDFDLAWAPLATPGRESWRPVLSGEDGDRILGVSAFETFTAVTMRHGGLATVRLLDRTDDGYGEPRDVPVDSEVYTLAVGSNPEYASEALQVVLVSYLTPRAVYDLDPATGEMTLLQQREVPGYDPSRYREERLWVEARDGAKVPVSLVRRADVRPDGDNPVLVSGYGAYEISNDPYFSAARLSLLDRGVVYAVAHVRGGGELGRAWYDQGKLLAKPNTFTDFVDVTRALVEQKWASPDRVAAEGGSAGGLLMGAAVNEAPELYRVVHAAVPFVDALTTILNPDLPLTVGEWEEWGNPLEDPEVYAVMKAYTPYENVRAVDYPTILATTSLHDTRVFVAEPAKWVQALRDTVTSDFAERPVLFKVEMGGGHGGHSGRYDSWRQHAFENAVILDALGAAE; from the coding sequence GTGAGTCAGCCCACACCCGCAGCCCTGCCCGAGCCGCCGCGCGCCGAGCGCCGCCCGCACGAGCGGACGCACCACGGCGACACGTTCGTGGACGACTACCACTGGCTCAGCGTCGCCGACGACCCGCAGGTGCTGGAGCACCTGCGCGCCGAGAACGCCTACACCGAGGCGCGCACCGCGCACCTCGCCGGGCTCACCGAGACGCTCTTCCAGGAGATGCGGGCGCGGATCCGCGAGACCGACATGAGCGTGCCGGTGCGCAAGGACGGCTGGTGGTACTTCTCGCGCACGCAGGAGGGCAAGCAGTACGAGACCCACGCGCGGGTGGCGTACGTCGCCGGCGAGCCGCGGCCGGTCCCCGAGCCCGGGGTGGAGCTGCCCGGCGAGCAGGTGCTGCTCGACGGCAACGTCGAGGCCGGCCAGCGCGACTTCTTCGAGCTCGGCGGGCTCGAGCCGGACCCGGCGGGGGAGCGCGTCGCGTTCCTGTTCGACGAGCGCGGCGACGAGCTCTACGCCCTCGTCGTGCGCGACATCGCCTCCGGCGAGGTGCTCGACGACGCGGTGACCGGCGCGGGCACGGGTCTGGTGTGGAGCCTCGACGGGCGCTACGTGTTCTACACCCGGCGCGACGACGCGTGGCGCAGCTTCCAGGTGTGGCGGCACGAGGTCGGCCGGCCGACCGGCGACGACGTGCTGGTCTTCCAGGAGGACGACGCGCTGTTCTCCATCGGCATCGACGCCTCGCGCGACGACCGCTGGCTGGAGATCTGGAGCGAGTCGCGCACGACCACCGAGGTGGCGCTGCTCGACCTCGCCGACCCGACCGGCGCGCCGCGCGTCGTGGAGCCGCGCACCCCCGGTCTCGACTACGGCATCGAGGTCGACGGCGACCGGATCCTGGTGGTGCACAACGCTTCTCGCGTCGACTTCGACCTGGCGTGGGCGCCGCTCGCGACGCCGGGGCGGGAGAGCTGGCGGCCGGTGCTGTCCGGCGAGGACGGCGACCGCATCCTCGGCGTGAGCGCGTTCGAGACGTTCACCGCGGTGACGATGCGGCACGGCGGGCTGGCGACCGTGCGCCTGCTCGACCGCACCGACGACGGCTACGGCGAGCCGCGCGACGTGCCCGTCGACTCCGAGGTCTACACGCTCGCGGTCGGCTCCAACCCGGAGTACGCCAGCGAGGCCCTGCAGGTCGTGCTCGTGTCCTACCTGACGCCGCGGGCGGTCTACGACCTCGACCCGGCGACGGGAGAGATGACCCTGCTGCAGCAGCGCGAGGTGCCGGGCTACGACCCGTCGCGCTACCGCGAGGAGCGGCTGTGGGTCGAGGCCCGCGACGGCGCGAAGGTGCCGGTGTCGCTCGTGCGGCGCGCGGACGTACGGCCCGACGGGGACAACCCCGTGCTGGTGTCGGGCTACGGCGCCTACGAGATCTCCAACGACCCGTACTTCTCGGCGGCGCGGCTGTCGCTACTGGACCGGGGCGTCGTCTATGCGGTGGCGCACGTGCGCGGCGGCGGCGAGCTAGGGCGCGCGTGGTACGACCAGGGCAAGCTGCTGGCGAAGCCCAACACCTTCACCGACTTCGTCGACGTGACGCGTGCGCTCGTCGAGCAGAAGTGGGCGTCGCCCGATCGCGTTGCGGCAGAAGGTGGTTCGGCGGGCGGCCTGCTGATGGGTGCGGCCGTCAACGAGGCGCCGGAGCTCTATCGCGTGGTGCACGCGGCGGTGCCGTTCGTCGACGCGCTGACGACGATCCTCAACCCCGACCTGCCGCTGACCGTGGGGGAGTGGGAGGAGTGGGGCAACCCGCTGGAGGACCCCGAGGTCTATGCGGTGATGAAGGCGTACACGCCGTACGAGAACGTGCGCGCCGTCGACTACCCGACGATCCTCGCGACGACCAGCCTGCACGACACGCGCGTGTTCGTCGCCGAGCCGGCCAAGTGGGTGCAGGCGCTGCGCGACACGGTGACCAGCGACTTCGCCGAGCGGCCGGTGCTGTTCAAGGTCGAGATGGGCGGCGGGCACGGCGGCCACAGCGGCCGTTACGACTCCTGGCGGCAGCACGCGTTCGAGAACGCGGTGATCCTCGACGCGCTGGGTGCCGCCGAGTAG
- a CDS encoding universal stress protein, which yields MDSTIRPDGVVVGLDPSPDSRQALAWAVGRATAWGAPLHLVAARSPESKDGWDHDHQDSRPMNQLHRQRLEQARAKVLAEHPDLYVSVSSTNRFPAAALVTASRVSRLVVLGSHGDSMLRWSLGSTAHQVAIHAACPVAVVRPERDTPRGSVLVGIDRFDDLGALRWAAADADATGSDVLAVHVWQRDPSGSGRDRSQAAGALDSTVADVAREFPDVKIRGEVLSGGVTRTLLAQAAEHDLVVLGARGGGGFADLTLGRVAGGVLWRCDATVVVTR from the coding sequence ATGGACAGCACTATCCGGCCCGACGGCGTCGTCGTCGGCCTCGATCCCTCCCCCGACTCGCGCCAGGCGCTGGCCTGGGCCGTCGGCCGCGCCACGGCCTGGGGGGCGCCGCTGCACCTGGTCGCGGCCCGCAGTCCCGAGAGCAAGGACGGCTGGGACCACGACCACCAAGACAGCCGGCCGATGAACCAGCTGCACCGGCAGCGGCTGGAGCAGGCGCGCGCCAAGGTGCTGGCCGAGCATCCCGACCTCTACGTCAGCGTCTCGTCGACCAACCGGTTCCCCGCGGCCGCCCTGGTCACGGCCTCGCGCGTCTCGCGTCTGGTCGTCCTCGGCAGCCACGGCGACTCGATGCTGCGCTGGTCGCTCGGGTCGACCGCCCACCAGGTCGCCATCCACGCGGCCTGCCCGGTCGCCGTCGTGCGCCCGGAGCGCGACACCCCGCGCGGCAGCGTGCTGGTCGGCATCGACCGGTTCGACGACCTGGGCGCTCTGCGCTGGGCCGCGGCCGACGCCGACGCCACCGGGTCCGACGTGCTGGCCGTGCACGTCTGGCAGCGCGACCCCAGCGGCTCCGGCCGCGACCGGTCGCAGGCCGCCGGGGCGCTCGACTCGACCGTCGCCGACGTGGCCCGCGAGTTCCCCGACGTGAAGATCCGGGGCGAGGTGCTCTCCGGTGGCGTCACCCGCACGCTGCTGGCGCAGGCGGCCGAGCACGACCTGGTCGTCCTCGGCGCACGCGGTGGCGGGGGCTTCGCCGACCTGACGCTCGGCCGCGTCGCGGGCGGGGTGCTGTGGCGCTGCGACGCCACGGTGGTCGTGACCCGCTGA
- a CDS encoding SRPBCC family protein, whose product MSNDLHAETVIDASPEQVWAVVSDLKRMSKWSPQTKKMIIRGGPVREGTTTININQAGWRVWPTTAKVTTFEPGRKLAFKVRENHAVWSYELQPLEGGTRTRVIERREAPGGTTKLSHTLIDRFFGGDDNFDATLTRDMNTTLAKIKRTVEQG is encoded by the coding sequence ATGAGCAACGACCTGCACGCCGAGACCGTGATCGACGCCTCCCCCGAGCAGGTGTGGGCTGTCGTGTCCGACCTGAAGCGGATGAGCAAGTGGAGCCCGCAGACCAAGAAGATGATCATCCGCGGTGGCCCGGTGCGCGAGGGCACCACCACCATCAACATCAACCAGGCGGGGTGGCGCGTCTGGCCGACCACCGCCAAGGTGACCACGTTCGAGCCCGGCCGCAAGCTGGCGTTCAAGGTGCGCGAGAACCACGCGGTCTGGAGCTATGAGCTGCAGCCGCTCGAGGGCGGGACGCGCACCCGCGTGATCGAGCGCCGCGAGGCCCCCGGCGGCACCACCAAGCTCAGCCACACGCTCATCGACCGCTTCTTCGGCGGCGACGACAACTTCGACGCCACGCTCACCCGCGACATGAACACCACGCTCGCCAAGATCAAGCGCACCGTCGAGCAGGGCTGA
- a CDS encoding DUF4031 domain-containing protein — MSVLIDSPIWPGWGTTWSHLVSDTSLEELHAVAACIGLPDHLFDEDHYDVPVRLYDTAIACGAQPVEGRELIRRLIASGLRRSR; from the coding sequence GTGAGCGTGCTCATCGACTCCCCGATCTGGCCCGGCTGGGGCACCACCTGGTCGCACCTGGTCAGCGACACCTCGCTCGAGGAGCTGCACGCCGTCGCCGCCTGCATCGGCCTGCCCGACCACCTGTTCGACGAGGACCACTACGACGTCCCGGTCCGCCTCTACGACACCGCCATCGCCTGCGGCGCGCAGCCGGTCGAGGGCCGCGAGCTGATCCGACGGCTCATCGCCAGCGGCCTGCGCCGGTCCCGCTGA
- a CDS encoding helix-turn-helix domain-containing protein — protein MTTDRAVRTRAGGRVRTFREQRGLTVRQLATAVHVSPATVTAIEHGRTSITVERLVALADVLQVDPAALLDAEPAAPAAPGRGSRDWRTFEAMPLAPALTGAARAFVTTGYHGATVRSIALAAGISPAGIYHHYASKHDLLRELMTLGMDDLLWRVEAARDEAKDPVQRVALIVEATALWHARRHEIAIIGASEMRSLDPAAHRSIVAFRRRVQEILDDAVLDALPPDADRGEALAAARGISTMCTSIAQWFRPDGESSADEIARQHSRFALRLLELGRP, from the coding sequence ATGACGACGGATCGAGCGGTGCGTACGCGCGCCGGGGGCCGGGTGCGCACCTTCCGCGAGCAGCGCGGTCTGACCGTGCGCCAGCTGGCCACCGCGGTGCACGTCAGCCCCGCCACCGTCACCGCGATCGAGCACGGCCGCACCTCCATCACCGTCGAGCGACTGGTCGCGCTGGCCGACGTCCTGCAGGTCGACCCCGCCGCGCTGCTCGACGCCGAGCCGGCAGCCCCGGCCGCGCCGGGCCGCGGGAGCCGCGACTGGCGTACGTTCGAGGCGATGCCGCTCGCCCCCGCCCTCACCGGCGCCGCGCGTGCCTTCGTCACCACCGGCTACCACGGGGCGACGGTGCGCTCCATCGCCCTGGCCGCGGGCATCAGCCCGGCCGGGATCTACCACCACTACGCCAGCAAGCACGACCTGCTGCGCGAGCTCATGACGCTCGGCATGGACGACCTGCTGTGGCGCGTCGAGGCCGCTCGCGACGAGGCCAAGGATCCCGTGCAGCGCGTCGCGCTGATCGTCGAGGCGACCGCCCTGTGGCACGCGCGCCGCCACGAGATCGCCATCATCGGCGCGTCCGAGATGCGCAGCCTCGACCCCGCCGCGCACCGCAGCATCGTGGCCTTCCGCCGCCGCGTCCAGGAGATCCTCGACGACGCAGTGCTCGACGCGCTGCCGCCCGACGCCGACCGCGGCGAGGCGCTGGCCGCAGCCCGGGGCATCTCGACGATGTGCACCTCGATCGCCCAGTGGTTCCGCCCCGACGGCGAGTCGTCTGCCGACGAGATCGCCCGCCAGCACTCACGATTCGCGCTCCGACTGCTCGAGCTGGGGCGCCCGTGA